Proteins from a genomic interval of Synechococcus sp. A15-28:
- the rpsD gene encoding 30S ribosomal protein S4 — protein sequence MARYRGPRLRITRRLGDLPGLTRKAAKRSYPPGQHGQARRKRSEYAIRLEEKQKLRFNYGISERQLVRYVKKARAQEGSTGTNLLKLLENRLDNVCFRLGFGPTVPGARQLVNHGHVTVNGRVTDIASYQCKAGDVIAIRERKCSKQLAEANLEFPGLANVPSHLELDKAKLNAKVTGRCEREWVALEINELLVVEYYSRKV from the coding sequence ATGGCTCGATACCGCGGCCCTCGTCTGAGGATCACGCGGCGCTTGGGAGACCTCCCTGGTCTCACCCGGAAGGCCGCAAAGCGGTCCTATCCCCCCGGTCAGCACGGCCAAGCCCGTCGCAAGCGCTCTGAATACGCAATCCGTCTCGAAGAAAAGCAGAAGCTTCGCTTCAACTACGGCATCTCCGAGCGTCAGCTCGTGCGTTACGTGAAGAAAGCGCGCGCCCAGGAGGGTTCCACCGGAACCAACCTGCTCAAGCTGCTCGAGAACCGTCTCGACAATGTCTGTTTCCGCCTGGGCTTCGGTCCCACCGTGCCCGGCGCCCGTCAGCTGGTGAACCACGGCCACGTCACCGTCAACGGCCGCGTCACCGATATCGCCAGCTACCAGTGCAAGGCCGGCGATGTGATCGCCATCCGCGAGCGCAAGTGCAGCAAGCAGCTGGCTGAAGCCAACCTCGAGTTCCCGGGTCTGGCCAACGTGCCGTCCCACCTGGAACTGGACAAGGCCAAGCTCAACGCCAAGGTCACCGGTCGCTGTGAACGCGAATGGGTTGCCCTGGAGATCAACGAACTGCTGGTGGTGGAGTACTACTCCAGAAAGGTTTAA
- a CDS encoding UDP-N-acetylmuramoyl-L-alanyl-D-glutamate--2,6-diaminopimelate ligase, with protein MGQSLHALLRDVGLDVPAALADLPISSITSDSRLVGEGTLFLGLPGERVDGGRFWHQALQDGAAAAVIGPAAAQEFPPGAGQPVVVVADSVARTVGELAAAYWGHPCHRMGLIGVTGTNGKTTTTHLIEHLAVQAGRPTALFGTLVNRWPGHSITATHTTSVADRLQAQLANAARAGSQLAAMEVSSHALVQDRVAGCRFAGAVFTNLTQDHLDYHQTMEAYFEAKTRLFAAPLLEGDGPAAVVNGDDPWGSRLAEQLGERCWCSSLADPQAELQMADLQMTGQGVSGRLISPVGSCAFHSPLLGRFNLMNLLQSVGVLLQRGLPLDPLLEAVGSFRGVPGRMERVVVEGAEAAALPTVLVDYAHTPDGLENALAASRPFAAGRLVCVFGCGGDRDRGKRPQMAAIAARLADRVVVTSDNPRTEDPDQILADVVAGIPSGTELRVERDRARAIAEGIAEASPADLVLIAGKGHEDYQILGTEKVHFDDREQAEQALRQRR; from the coding sequence ATGGGTCAGTCGTTGCATGCCCTGCTGCGCGATGTCGGCCTGGACGTCCCTGCCGCATTGGCTGACCTCCCGATCTCGTCCATCACCAGTGATTCGCGCCTGGTGGGAGAGGGAACACTGTTCCTAGGGCTGCCGGGCGAGCGGGTTGATGGCGGTCGTTTCTGGCATCAGGCGCTGCAGGATGGCGCCGCAGCAGCAGTGATCGGTCCTGCCGCAGCGCAAGAATTCCCCCCCGGGGCTGGCCAGCCGGTGGTGGTGGTAGCGGATTCGGTGGCGCGCACCGTCGGTGAATTGGCGGCCGCTTACTGGGGACATCCCTGCCATCGGATGGGGCTGATCGGTGTCACCGGCACCAATGGCAAAACCACCACAACCCATCTGATCGAGCATCTGGCGGTCCAAGCCGGTCGGCCCACCGCCCTGTTCGGCACCCTGGTCAACCGATGGCCTGGCCACAGCATCACGGCGACCCACACCACATCGGTGGCGGATCGCCTGCAGGCCCAGCTGGCCAACGCAGCCAGGGCGGGGAGTCAGCTGGCGGCGATGGAGGTGAGTTCCCATGCCCTGGTGCAGGATCGGGTGGCGGGGTGTCGCTTCGCGGGGGCGGTGTTCACCAACCTCACCCAGGACCATCTCGATTACCACCAGACGATGGAGGCCTATTTCGAGGCCAAGACTCGTCTGTTTGCGGCTCCACTGCTGGAGGGAGATGGACCAGCGGCGGTGGTCAATGGCGATGACCCCTGGGGGAGCCGGCTTGCTGAGCAACTGGGGGAGCGCTGCTGGTGCAGCTCCCTGGCGGACCCGCAGGCGGAGTTGCAGATGGCTGACCTGCAGATGACCGGACAGGGCGTCAGCGGACGCTTGATCAGTCCCGTTGGATCCTGCGCATTCCATTCTCCGCTGCTGGGGCGCTTCAACCTGATGAACCTGTTGCAGTCGGTGGGGGTCCTGCTGCAACGGGGTCTGCCCCTCGATCCGCTGCTGGAGGCCGTCGGTAGCTTCCGGGGTGTGCCCGGCCGCATGGAACGGGTGGTCGTTGAGGGGGCTGAAGCTGCCGCGTTGCCGACTGTTCTGGTGGATTACGCCCACACCCCCGATGGTCTCGAGAATGCACTGGCGGCGTCTCGACCATTTGCGGCGGGTCGGCTGGTCTGCGTGTTTGGCTGCGGCGGCGACAGGGATCGGGGCAAGCGGCCTCAGATGGCAGCGATTGCGGCCCGGTTGGCGGATCGGGTCGTGGTCACCTCTGACAACCCGCGCACAGAAGATCCTGATCAGATCCTGGCCGATGTGGTGGCGGGCATTCCATCCGGCACCGAACTCAGGGTTGAGCGCGACCGGGCCAGGGCGATTGCGGAGGGCATTGCTGAAGCATCACCAGCGGACCTGGTGCTGATCGCCGGCAAGGGCCATGAGGACTATCAAATTCTCGGTACGGAGAAGGTGCATTTTGATGACCGCGAGCAGGCGGAGCAGGCCCTGAGACAGCGACGCTGA
- a CDS encoding fatty acid desaturase, translating into MNSDATTNLRSSALRRIDLNIKPYIKSDDIIAAWQIISTIIPLIICCIAIGNITSQLTLVSVILTPALFLLIILFLSRSFSLMHDCGHHSLFRSKTANRIAAFALSIIHAMPHHPWSRGHAFHHKHNGNWNRYRGPSALTTLREYKAMNKGSQFIYQLLRHPILLLPGGFYYLVIKPRAALLLGLIEFVVKAVADGFRKLSNGHNFSIRSFLNNHKSSFFYTKEEVYDTIANTTCVALAWYFIGSTIGHWHFWILYISAMSVSAAIMIAVFFIQHNFPGSYTSSDENWDYFKGAIEGSSFLIMPRFLNWFTADIAYHHVHHLSERIPNYRLRMCHEHNEKKFGSVRRLHLHEFRNCFSLILWDDETLQLTSIE; encoded by the coding sequence TTGAACAGTGACGCCACCACAAACCTTCGTTCAAGCGCACTTAGGCGCATTGATTTGAACATCAAGCCTTACATAAAAAGTGATGACATAATTGCCGCTTGGCAAATCATTAGCACGATAATCCCGTTAATCATATGCTGCATTGCAATTGGCAATATCACCAGTCAGCTAACATTAGTTTCAGTCATTCTAACCCCAGCACTGTTTCTATTAATAATCCTATTTTTGAGTAGAAGCTTTTCGTTGATGCACGACTGCGGTCACCACAGCTTATTCAGGTCAAAAACTGCTAATCGGATTGCCGCCTTTGCCTTGAGCATTATCCATGCAATGCCTCATCACCCCTGGTCTAGGGGCCATGCATTTCACCACAAACACAATGGTAATTGGAACCGCTACAGAGGCCCGTCCGCTTTAACAACGCTTCGCGAGTACAAGGCAATGAACAAAGGCTCTCAATTCATTTACCAACTCTTGCGGCACCCCATATTACTTCTTCCGGGAGGTTTTTACTATCTCGTTATTAAACCAAGAGCTGCGCTACTCCTTGGACTCATTGAGTTTGTCGTCAAAGCAGTAGCCGATGGATTTCGCAAACTTTCAAACGGACATAACTTCAGCATACGTTCGTTTTTAAACAATCACAAATCAAGCTTCTTTTATACCAAAGAGGAAGTTTACGACACTATTGCCAATACCACGTGCGTTGCACTCGCCTGGTACTTTATTGGGAGCACGATTGGTCACTGGCATTTCTGGATTTTATACATCTCAGCCATGAGCGTCAGTGCAGCGATCATGATTGCTGTATTTTTTATTCAACACAACTTTCCAGGATCCTATACTAGCAGCGACGAAAATTGGGACTACTTTAAAGGCGCCATCGAAGGCTCATCTTTTCTCATTATGCCTCGTTTCCTAAACTGGTTTACAGCAGATATTGCTTACCATCATGTTCACCATTTATCCGAAAGAATCCCTAATTACCGCCTACGCATGTGCCATGAACACAACGAGAAAAAATTCGGCAGCGTTAGGCGACTGCATCTGCATGAATTCCGGAACTGTTTTTCATTGATCCTTTGGGACGATGAAACCCTTCAACTCACCTCAATCGAATGA
- a CDS encoding glutaredoxin family protein yields MQELVLYSRQGCCLCEGLEQRLEALNLMGLGVTLQVIDLDGAGVTPELKARYDLEVPVLMVQGRELPRVSPRLSGEGLFNWLQRALSNPSGSA; encoded by the coding sequence ATGCAGGAGCTGGTGCTCTACAGCCGCCAGGGCTGCTGCCTGTGTGAGGGGCTCGAACAGCGCCTCGAAGCCCTGAACCTGATGGGGCTCGGGGTCACCCTGCAGGTGATTGACCTGGATGGGGCTGGCGTGACACCCGAACTGAAGGCCCGCTACGACCTTGAAGTGCCGGTGCTGATGGTCCAGGGCCGAGAGCTGCCACGGGTCTCGCCGCGGCTGTCCGGTGAGGGCCTGTTCAACTGGTTGCAACGGGCGCTGTCCAACCCCTCTGGATCGGCTTAG
- a CDS encoding DUF4278 domain-containing protein: MTALLYRGHSYEAQAPSLKACVELTYRREHYNTCREEVARNAHPRLTYRGASYTK; encoded by the coding sequence ATGACTGCTCTTCTCTACAGAGGTCACTCCTACGAAGCCCAAGCACCTTCGCTCAAAGCTTGTGTCGAGCTGACCTACCGCCGCGAGCACTACAACACCTGCCGCGAAGAAGTCGCTCGCAACGCTCATCCACGCCTGACCTACCGAGGTGCTTCTTACACCAAGTGA
- the yidD gene encoding membrane protein insertion efficiency factor YidD: protein MLEPDQPQVPSPVHEPTTVSGSPLAPIVTSLNRGLAWVMLALIGFYRRFISPLIGPRCRFTPTCSAYGLEAIQRHGPWKGGWLTVRRLLRCHPFTPCGCDPVPD, encoded by the coding sequence ATGCTGGAACCGGATCAGCCCCAGGTGCCTTCGCCAGTGCACGAACCAACCACTGTATCGGGCAGCCCACTGGCTCCCATCGTCACCAGCTTGAACCGTGGCCTGGCCTGGGTGATGCTGGCGTTGATCGGCTTTTACCGGCGTTTCATTTCGCCGCTGATCGGTCCGCGTTGTCGTTTCACTCCCACCTGCAGCGCCTATGGCCTGGAGGCGATTCAGCGGCATGGTCCCTGGAAAGGAGGGTGGCTCACTGTTCGGCGGCTGTTGCGCTGCCACCCCTTCACCCCCTGTGGTTGCGATCCGGTGCCGGACTGA
- a CDS encoding DUF4079 domain-containing protein, with product MAESEALQNLSSQQWWGLIHPVLMILFVYPVTGATIRLGILARERRLKINPIAETVPIEHAQHGAWVTGGVLVALLISLSHSLVGGANGMLLLLGVVTLIGYLSLLRSRLIWQRLLAGSICWGALLTLGLQPTVERLSDQPWTVLFWQSHFWMGWILTGLLLSSTAIQPLIAQCPRLRRWHVATNVVVALLLAMQAISGSRNLVISGLQTIHGAS from the coding sequence TTGGCTGAATCTGAGGCTCTGCAGAACCTCAGCTCCCAGCAATGGTGGGGGCTGATTCATCCAGTACTGATGATCCTGTTCGTCTACCCGGTGACAGGGGCAACCATCCGCCTGGGAATCCTGGCGCGGGAGAGGAGGTTGAAGATCAACCCAATTGCGGAAACCGTGCCCATCGAACATGCCCAGCACGGCGCCTGGGTGACCGGTGGAGTGCTGGTGGCGCTGCTGATCAGCCTCAGCCACAGCCTGGTGGGTGGAGCCAACGGCATGCTTCTGCTGTTGGGGGTTGTCACGCTGATCGGATACCTCTCCCTACTGCGCAGCCGACTGATCTGGCAGCGGCTGCTGGCGGGCTCCATCTGCTGGGGAGCGTTATTGACCCTTGGGCTGCAACCGACCGTGGAACGGCTCAGTGATCAGCCCTGGACGGTACTGTTCTGGCAATCCCATTTCTGGATGGGATGGATTCTCACCGGACTGCTGCTCAGCTCAACAGCAATTCAACCGCTGATCGCTCAATGCCCGCGGCTACGGCGCTGGCACGTGGCCACCAACGTGGTGGTGGCGTTGCTGCTTGCGATGCAGGCCATCTCGGGCAGCCGCAACCTGGTGATCAGCGGCCTGCAGACCATCCATGGGGCAAGCTGA
- a CDS encoding aminotransferase class V-fold PLP-dependent enzyme translates to MDTNKLRSQCPALLNKTYFNYGGQGPLPTPSLEAIQASWRRIQELGPFTTDVWPFIGAEVSSTRRRLAQLCGVAPHRLALSENVTSGCVLPLWGLPFDSGDRLLISDCEHPGVVAACVELARREGLTIDTLPVKQLRGDQPSTDAGVMDALEQSLTPRSRLVVLSHLLWNTGQIMPIPAVAERLAQHPQAPYLLVDAAQSFGQIPVQDAAAAADIYAFTGHKWACGPEGLGGVALSERVLNEGQPTVIGWRSLQDESKADLSSSDPFHHDSRRFEVATSCVPLMAGLRCSLELLDQEGSAETRLMRIRQLSGDLWSGLREMPGVKPLMEVPPASGLVSFQLSCDAAPAEVVQQLGQQGLWIRDLADPSCLRACTHVTTTEAETEALTTAIARY, encoded by the coding sequence ATGGACACAAACAAGCTGCGATCACAATGTCCAGCCCTGCTCAACAAGACCTACTTCAACTACGGCGGCCAAGGCCCCCTGCCGACGCCATCGCTGGAGGCGATCCAGGCCAGCTGGCGGCGCATTCAGGAGCTGGGCCCCTTCACCACGGATGTATGGCCATTCATCGGGGCCGAGGTGTCCAGCACCCGGCGGCGCCTCGCCCAGCTCTGCGGCGTGGCCCCCCATCGCCTGGCCCTCAGTGAAAACGTCACGAGCGGTTGTGTGCTGCCGCTGTGGGGACTGCCCTTCGACAGTGGCGATCGTCTGCTGATCAGCGACTGCGAACACCCTGGGGTTGTGGCCGCCTGCGTGGAGCTGGCCCGGCGTGAGGGGCTGACGATCGACACCCTGCCGGTGAAGCAGCTGCGCGGCGATCAACCCAGCACCGATGCGGGCGTGATGGACGCCCTGGAGCAGAGCCTCACCCCCCGCTCGCGGCTGGTGGTGCTGAGTCATCTGCTCTGGAACACGGGCCAGATCATGCCCATCCCCGCCGTCGCGGAACGGCTCGCCCAGCACCCCCAGGCGCCCTATCTGCTGGTGGATGCCGCCCAGAGTTTCGGGCAGATTCCTGTGCAGGACGCTGCTGCCGCCGCTGACATCTATGCCTTCACCGGCCACAAGTGGGCCTGTGGCCCGGAAGGCCTGGGTGGCGTGGCCCTGTCGGAACGGGTGCTGAACGAAGGCCAACCTACCGTGATCGGCTGGCGCAGCTTGCAGGATGAAAGCAAAGCGGACCTGAGCAGCTCCGATCCGTTCCACCACGACAGCCGCCGTTTTGAAGTCGCCACCAGCTGCGTGCCCCTGATGGCGGGCCTGCGCTGTTCGCTGGAGTTATTGGACCAGGAAGGATCGGCGGAAACCCGACTGATGCGGATCCGTCAGCTCAGTGGTGATCTCTGGAGCGGACTGCGGGAGATGCCTGGAGTCAAGCCTCTGATGGAGGTGCCACCGGCCAGTGGCCTGGTGAGCTTTCAGCTGAGCTGTGACGCAGCTCCTGCAGAGGTGGTGCAGCAACTTGGCCAACAGGGCCTGTGGATCCGCGACCTGGCGGACCCCAGCTGCCTGCGCGCCTGCACCCATGTGACCACAACTGAGGCTGAAACGGAGGCACTGACGACGGCAATTGCACGATATTGA